The following are encoded together in the Thunnus albacares chromosome 7, fThuAlb1.1, whole genome shotgun sequence genome:
- the ndufa9a gene encoding NADH dehydrogenase [ubiquinone] 1 alpha subcomplex subunit 9, mitochondrial isoform X2, which produces MATVALVSRPASVLPKISSTCSPAVLSAASVATGQQRKLHHAVIPRGKGGRSSSSGIAATVFGATGFLGRYVVNRLGRIGSQIVIPHRCDQYDIMYFRPMGDLGQIIFMEWDPRNKDSIKQALEHSNVVINLVGREWETRNYRFEDVFVTIPQQIAKAAREAGITKFVHMSHLNADIRSPSKYLRNKAVGETAVRDEFPDAIIMKPSEIFGREDRFFNYYANMRWFGNAIPLIGLGKKTVKQPVHVVDVAKAIINAVRDPDANGKTYALVGPNRYLLHDLVEYVYGVAHRPFVPYPLPRPLYHLAAQFFAMNPFEPWTSPDKIDRFHTTDMKYPGLPGLEDLGITPSTVEQKAIEILRRHRRFRYLETELDETKPAKTVNY; this is translated from the exons ATGGCGACCGTCGCGCTGGTTAGCCGTCCTGCGAGTGTCCTTCCAAAGATTTCCA GCACCTGCTCCCCTGCTGTATTGTCAGCTGCCTCAGTCGCCACAGGCCAGCAGAGGAAGCTGCACCATGCTGTCATCCCCAGAGGAAAGGGAGGACGCTCCTCTTCCAGTGGAATAGCAGCCACTGTGTTTGGTGCCACCGGTTTCCTGGGTCGATATGTGGTCAATAGGCTGG GTCGGATTGGATCTCAGATTGTAATCCCTCACCGCTGTGATCAGTATGACATCATGTACTTCAGGCCCATGGGTGATCTTGGACAAATCATTTTTATG GAGTGGGACCCCAGGAACAAAGACTCCATCAAACAGGCTTTGGAGCACTCCAACGTCGTCATCAACCTGGTGGGCAGAGAGTGGGAGACGAG GAACTATCGCTTTGAGGATGTCTTCGTCACCATCCCTCAGCAGATTGCCAAGGCAGCCAGAGAGGCCGGCATCACAAAGTTCGTCCACATGTCTCACCTCAACGCTGACATACGCAGCCCGTCCAAATACCTGAGGAACAAG GCTGTAGGAGAGACAGCAGTGAGAGATGAGTTTCCTGACGCCATCATCATGAAGCCCTCTGAGATATTTGGGAGAGAGGACCGATTCTTCAACTATTACGCAA aCATGCGCTGGTTCGGCAATGCCATTCCACTTATTGGCCTGGGGAAGAAGACGGTGAAGCAGCCTGTTCAT GTGGTGGATGTGGCCAAGGCCATCATCAACGCTGTCAGAGACCCTGATGCTAATGGAAAGACATACGCACTAGTTGG TCCTAACCGTTATCTCCTTCACGACCTGGTGGAGTACGTCTACGGAGTGGCACACAGACCATTTGTGCCCTACCCCCTGCCCCGCCCACTGTACCA ccTTGCTGCTCAGTTTTTTGCAATGAACCCATTTGAGCCCTGGACATCCCCAGACAAAATCGACAGG TTTCACACAACAGACATGAAGTACCCAGGGCTTCCTGGTCTGGAGGATCTTGGTATCACTCCTTCCACTGTAGAACAAAAGGCAATCGAGATTCTGCGTCGCCACCGCCGATTCCGTTACCTGGAAACTGAGTTGGATGAGACAAAGCCAGCCAAGACTGTCAACTACTAA
- the ndufa9a gene encoding NADH dehydrogenase [ubiquinone] 1 alpha subcomplex subunit 9, mitochondrial isoform X1 produces MATVALVSRPASVLPKISKGTCSPAVLSAASVATGQQRKLHHAVIPRGKGGRSSSSGIAATVFGATGFLGRYVVNRLGRIGSQIVIPHRCDQYDIMYFRPMGDLGQIIFMEWDPRNKDSIKQALEHSNVVINLVGREWETRNYRFEDVFVTIPQQIAKAAREAGITKFVHMSHLNADIRSPSKYLRNKAVGETAVRDEFPDAIIMKPSEIFGREDRFFNYYANMRWFGNAIPLIGLGKKTVKQPVHVVDVAKAIINAVRDPDANGKTYALVGPNRYLLHDLVEYVYGVAHRPFVPYPLPRPLYHLAAQFFAMNPFEPWTSPDKIDRFHTTDMKYPGLPGLEDLGITPSTVEQKAIEILRRHRRFRYLETELDETKPAKTVNY; encoded by the exons ATGGCGACCGTCGCGCTGGTTAGCCGTCCTGCGAGTGTCCTTCCAAAGATTTCCA AAGGCACCTGCTCCCCTGCTGTATTGTCAGCTGCCTCAGTCGCCACAGGCCAGCAGAGGAAGCTGCACCATGCTGTCATCCCCAGAGGAAAGGGAGGACGCTCCTCTTCCAGTGGAATAGCAGCCACTGTGTTTGGTGCCACCGGTTTCCTGGGTCGATATGTGGTCAATAGGCTGG GTCGGATTGGATCTCAGATTGTAATCCCTCACCGCTGTGATCAGTATGACATCATGTACTTCAGGCCCATGGGTGATCTTGGACAAATCATTTTTATG GAGTGGGACCCCAGGAACAAAGACTCCATCAAACAGGCTTTGGAGCACTCCAACGTCGTCATCAACCTGGTGGGCAGAGAGTGGGAGACGAG GAACTATCGCTTTGAGGATGTCTTCGTCACCATCCCTCAGCAGATTGCCAAGGCAGCCAGAGAGGCCGGCATCACAAAGTTCGTCCACATGTCTCACCTCAACGCTGACATACGCAGCCCGTCCAAATACCTGAGGAACAAG GCTGTAGGAGAGACAGCAGTGAGAGATGAGTTTCCTGACGCCATCATCATGAAGCCCTCTGAGATATTTGGGAGAGAGGACCGATTCTTCAACTATTACGCAA aCATGCGCTGGTTCGGCAATGCCATTCCACTTATTGGCCTGGGGAAGAAGACGGTGAAGCAGCCTGTTCAT GTGGTGGATGTGGCCAAGGCCATCATCAACGCTGTCAGAGACCCTGATGCTAATGGAAAGACATACGCACTAGTTGG TCCTAACCGTTATCTCCTTCACGACCTGGTGGAGTACGTCTACGGAGTGGCACACAGACCATTTGTGCCCTACCCCCTGCCCCGCCCACTGTACCA ccTTGCTGCTCAGTTTTTTGCAATGAACCCATTTGAGCCCTGGACATCCCCAGACAAAATCGACAGG TTTCACACAACAGACATGAAGTACCCAGGGCTTCCTGGTCTGGAGGATCTTGGTATCACTCCTTCCACTGTAGAACAAAAGGCAATCGAGATTCTGCGTCGCCACCGCCGATTCCGTTACCTGGAAACTGAGTTGGATGAGACAAAGCCAGCCAAGACTGTCAACTACTAA